The genome window TCCGCGTCCAGTGCGCACGCCGAGCTGCACAAGTTACAGAGCACCACGCTTCAACACTTGGCGCACAAACGACTCACCAAAACATGTGACCTGCTGTCAAACATCCGAGCTCAACTACTCTTTGATCAAACTCTAGTCATTTTCTAATGAAGTTACTTACGTGCTTGCTGTGGCCGCCGTGTGAAGCCGCTCCCTCCCCGCTGATCCTCAACTGTGGCTCCAAATGTGGACGCGCTCGCAGCTGTGGAGGGGCTCTCCTCTGTAAGGAGGGGAGAGTATAAATAGATGAACAAACTGCAGGAAGCAGCTGTGGGGGGTTTACGGGAGGTAAAAAAGCCTAAAGTTCACCTCTGGTCAGTTGCTCATTGATAATAGGATTAATTGCTAATTGTTGGATCAAGTGCAACAACAACTGAGACGCAAACGTCTCATCTAAAGTTCCGGAGTCAGACGCATCACTGTGCGCACATGGTGCAAATAAAAGTGGTTTTGAATGAAGAGCGAAAAACGAGGGAGGTTTTATTGCTATATACTGTGTTCCTGAAGTGGATGTTTGCCACTAAATTAACAGTAAAAAGGGCCCAAACATCGCTGCATCACATAAATGTTTCAGCACTGACTCCCACCGTCCAGGCTGAGCAATTACAGGAAGAAAGGAATGAGTCTGGACCAACGATGTGACAATAAAATGCAGAGACAGGCCTGAgagatagttttttttttattatttaatagaAATGCTTCTTGAATAAACAAAATTACCTAGAGTGtcaatacaaacataaatacaggtGTCATCTATTCCAGTGTATACACCATAAATATCTTCAGAAACCAACAAACATGAGGGACTTCATTCCCTtgtagaacaaaaaaaaaaaaaaaaaaagctttgggAAATAACACAAAACCAACTCAACAACATAAAGGGCTCATAATAGTATCTTCAgcagataaaacagaaaacggaattcatatttttaatataacaaaCACTCAACGTAAACAGAGGAGCGCGGTGTCAAATAGCTAATCTAAATTAAGGAACTCGGATGTTAGATATTTTGTGCCATAAGAGCTTTATCACTAAAATCAGgcaaaactgtgtttatttactgcACTGACGTTCAGAAGGTCTTTCATGATGTTGCTGAACAGTCCAGGCTCTGAACTGAGTGTATGATGGATTTTATGGCACAGCACTAGTTAGTATTAGCAGAGAAGGAGCTCAagttttcttccttctcttctcgTTCGACTGAAATCTTTAGTGCTTCTTGAAGAAAGGATGAGCCAGAGCTTTTGCCGCTGAGATGCGACGGTTTGGTCCGAATGCCAAACATTGCTGCAAGAGAAATAGTACAACTTACAAACAGCCGTTTACGTCATCAGTGCATATGCTACCTTTTCATTTCAGGTGAATCTCAACTCAAATAATGATATAGGGTCCACTGAAATAACCAAACCAATTATAAAACATGTACTTACATTTGCTGCCCTTTTCTTTTGGGTAGCTATAAAATGGGTATTTTTAGCCACACTAGCAGCACGACTGGCAGTAACGTTTCCACCATGAGGTGGACAGTttatattttgtgaaatatCAACAACTATTAGACTTTTGCTACACATGTTGATTTCTCATCCAGGATGAATTATGTTGTTGCATCAAACTTTCTAGTCTCCCGTCcttaataaacaaataacacattcaaaaacCTGAAAGTGCAACAATGCTAACGTGTGAAACTGGAAGCACAGAAACatggacacagaaacacagatctGCTCACAGCTAGTAGGTCGCTCTCATCTGGGCCCAGGTTGGGAAGCAAGTTGATGCAGGAGCCTTTTGGTGCCAGGTTGACCGAGTATGCGAGTGGGCTGTCCTTTGGCCAGTCCTCCTCATCCGGCAGACCAATGACCCTGACAAACATAAGGCACAAACCACTGAACACTAAAACTTGAAATGCTGCTCTGATATTACATCTTAAGCActgaaaattttatttttattatagatAAAAAGGGAGATAAAATGTACTCAAAGATtttttgcagctgctgcacctCCGAGTATCCTTGAAACAAAGGTCTGTGGTGTTTAAGAACAAGACATAACAAATAACAATTTGATGTCTATTTTTGCTATGCAGAAATTTTACCTCTAGGTTTAGGTACATAGCTACATAAGATTCCTGGTCTCAACGGACATCCGTACCTCAGGAGGAAGAGCTCAGCAAAGATGCAGCCGGCGCTCCACATATCCACTGAGGACATGTAAACAGAGTTGAGCAGCACCTCAGGCGCTCTGTACCAGAGGGTGACCACCTGAACAAAGATCGatatgaagagaaaataaagaaaggaaaacatgaaaCCATGGATAAGGGAGCagacaaaagaacatttttcacCTCAGGCCAAGAAACAACAGagtgctgtacagtatattggaAAAACAGGTTCCCAAATTACACAGGACAGAATTACCGCAGAACAACTAAACAATGTTACACGTAGTTTACAATCGCTTTTCCATCTGAACTGTGACCTCACGTACACCAGGGGTGAGAGCAATATTAAAGGTGTAGATGCGTGCCAGTCCAAAGTCTGCAATCTTGATTTCTCCAAGACTACTGACTAAGATGTTTTCTGGTTTCAAGTCACGATGCAGCACCATATTTGTGTGTAAGAAGTCCAGTCcttgcagcagctgcagcatcacattCTGCACAGACAGGAAAACAGCATTGTGGCATTTAGTCAAGATCAGAGTCTGCCTCATTTGAAATCTGGATTTCTTCTGAAAAAGTGCTGAAATGCTTTATGTTGCTAGAATTCGCTCCATCCGTATCACAAAATGCACAGCTCATGGTcagatttagtcattttagaGGCTGATTTTACCAGCAGAGAAATCATTGGTGGAGTGTGGTGAGTGAAATtcagtgtgttcatttgtgaaACCTGCCTCAGATGCCACTAAgccacataaaataaaaacagcattacTCTCGATTATCTTTATAGTGCGCATTTGTACTCGTCTACAGGCCTGTGCCCGGgtttacaaatattaaaatatatttaacaaaaaccTGTAGTATGCGAAAATAGCTATTagttgtttttcaaattaaaatacaacttaACAAACAACTTACAAACATAAATACGTGCAACAATGCTATGACAGATGATGTAATAGGTTCACACCTTAATACAGTCATGGCTCAGTCCTGAAGCAGGGACCTTGGAGAGGAAAGTGGACAGGTCCTGATCAACGTATTCCAACACCAGAGTGAGGTCCAAGCTCCTGCCCACTGCTACAGCAGAGGCATCCAGCAATCTGGAtggttaaatatttacattaagcAAAAccttaataaaaactaaaacagactTCTTGGTCATTTCTAACAAATTGCACATGATTATTGGACATCAACCAAGCTTCATTTCACAAACCAACAACCAAATGAAATCCATTATAAGATGTATAAAGTATAGCTCCAACAaggaaaatgtgtatttttctaAAACGATAAATGAAGTACTGACACGTCATTTACGAGCAACATGATTCTGCACTCCTAgtactgtgtgcacacacagtcagtatGTATTCAAATAGCGTGTAGTTATTGGGGCATGGTGTATTTCAAGGTGTTAACATCTTTGCAGGACCACATGAACTTACTTGACTATGTTGGGGTGGTTGAAGTACTTCATCTTGCACAGCAGCGCCACCTCGCGGATCATGAAGGCGGGGATCCCCGTCTCCGACGCGTCTCCGCGGACGATGAACTTCTTCACCGCCAGGAGGCGCTGCTCGTCGCCGACCTCTCTGGCTTTGTACACCTTCCCGTAGGAGCCCTGTCCCACCTCTGCCAGCAGCTCGTAGCACAAACCTTTACTGCTGATGTCCATTGTCTTCAAGATGCACAAATTAACCTGAACCTCCCAGAAAAGCGTCCACTTTAGGATGACAACagttaaatgtgtcattttctttattttactgtcttAGCTAATGCTAGCTAACTATCCTCTAGGTGCGCTGCAGGTTAGTTAGCAGGTAACTTGTCACCGAGCCAAACCCCGCCTGTCATTTGGCTGTTTCTGATGCTAAACATGTGTTGCGTTTCAGTCTTGTGTCTTTACTTTACCTCAGACAGCAGAGCACACTTTCTCCTCCATGCCGCCTCCTTCGGGGAAATGTCGATACATATCTGTTGCCTGTATCCGAAAGAAATATGAGAAAACTGGTGTCACACGTGATTCCTGCAGCTGTCAGTGGAGCGATGCTGCGTTCAAGTGCACGGACAAATAACTGACATAAAACATCAACGTTTAAAGTCACCAAGCCTAACTTGAAgaaataatgtatatttaaaaattatGCATTATGCATATTACTCTATTGAGtaaatagtgtaaaaaaaaatatccacaGTACACCAGAGATCACACAACATCATCTCTTTAATAACAAAAGGAGAGGTTTTGAAATTTATTGAGCAACTGAGTTTGGGGCAAAGTCAGTTCTGAAAAAAGTGCACAACAGATAGAATATTAATTGTATATCAATTCAACACATATATGATTTACAAAATCCTCTGCACAAGGTCACATTACCATTGATATATGCTGGTAGTGAGCTCAACATACACATTTTTCAGATATGTATTAAAATTGAACCGATCCGAAGTAATTAAAGGTAaatttattataatgtacacAAAAGAAGACACATGGGTAAGTTCTGATATGAATCGGACTTTCAGCATTACATTAGCAATATTCATTGTGTTGTTAGTGGTAATCTCGTTGTCTTTCTGTTCAGACGCATTAagcctgctgtgtttgtgagtttgtcgTAGCTACAGCTACTCCCTTTTCAATTTAGCGTCAACAGATTTAGTTTTCTTTGCCAGGATCATAGTATCTAGATGGAGGTTGCGGTGGAGAATGGCTGAGCCGCAGGTGAGAGCTCCAGCAAGTGCACCGGCAAGGCCGCACAATACCACATCCTGAcctgtgaaacaaaaacataaaatgactgaatacTGGGAAGAAAATAAGGGATTGTTGACTAGATGATACTGTGCTGCCTACTGTAAACGAACTGACCTGTCAGGTAGAGGTTCTTCAATGGAGTCTGGGGTCTCACTGTAGCATTGAGTTCAGGACTGAACCGGGCGATGCCATGATCAGCTCCATAGATTTCACCTCTGGAGGATCCAATGTAGTGAGAATTTGTGAGGGGAGT of Anabas testudineus chromosome 8, fAnaTes1.2, whole genome shotgun sequence contains these proteins:
- the cdk21 gene encoding cyclin-dependent kinase 6, producing the protein MDISSKGLCYELLAEVGQGSYGKVYKAREVGDEQRLLAVKKFIVRGDASETGIPAFMIREVALLCKMKYFNHPNIVKLLDASAVAVGRSLDLTLVLEYVDQDLSTFLSKVPASGLSHDCIKNVMLQLLQGLDFLHTNMVLHRDLKPENILVSSLGEIKIADFGLARIYTFNIALTPGVVTLWYRAPEVLLNSVYMSSVDMWSAGCIFAELFLLRPLFQGYSEVQQLQKIFEVIGLPDEEDWPKDSPLAYSVNLAPKGSCINLLPNLGPDESDLLAQCLAFGPNRRISAAKALAHPFFKKH